The Sphingopyxis sp. YR583 DNA segment CACCCACCTGCCCGACATCACCGTGATCATGCCGGTATTCGTCGCCAAAGAAGATGATGGGGACGACACGCCGAGCTTCTTCGTCGCCGCGCGCGGCCACCATGCCGACCTCGGCGGCATCGCCCCCGGTTCGATGCCCCCGGGCAGCCGCAGCATCGAAGACGAGGGCATCCTCTTCGACAACGAACTGATCGTCGATGACGGCAATTTCCTCGACGCGGCCGTCCACGCGCACCTCAACGTCGGCAACTGGCCTGCCCGCAACCCCGCGCTCAATATCGCCGATCTGAAAGCACAGGTCGCCGCCTGCCAGCGCGGCGCAAGCGCGCTTGCCGACCTCTGCGCCGCACACGGCGCGGCAACCGTCGCCGCCTATATGGCGCACGGCCAGCGGCAGGCCGAAGCCGCGGTGCGACAGCTCATCGCACGCCTCGACGACGGGGCCTTCCGCTATCCGATGGACAATGGCGCCGAGGTCGCGGTCGCGGTGACGGTCGACCGCGAAGCACGCCACGTCACGATCGATTTCACCGGCTCGTCGCTCACCCTCCCCGACAACTTCAACGCCCCGACGCCTGTCGTTCGCGCCGCGGTGCTCTATGTCCTGCGCACCATGCTCGACGACCCGATCCCGATGAACGAGGGTTGCCTCGCCCCCGTCACGCTGATCGTCCCGCCGGATTCCATGCTCTCGCCGCGCTATCCCGCCGCGGTGGTCGCCGGAAACGTCGAGACCAGCCAGGTCATCACCGATGCGCTGTTCATCGCCTTCGGCGCGATGGCGGGCGCGCAGGGGACGATGAACAACTTCACCTTCGGCAATGACGCCCACCAATATTATGAAACGATCGCCGGCGGCTCGGGCGCCGGCCCCGGCTTCGACGGCACCAGCGTGATCCAGACGCATATGACCAACAGCCGCATGACCGATCCCGAGGTCATGGAAACGCGCTTCCCCGTGATCGTCGAGGAGTTCTCGATCCGCCGCGGCTCGGGCGGCGCGGGCCGCTGGCACGGCGGCGACGGCGCGCGGCGCCGCATCCGCTTCCGCGCGCCAATGGCCGCGAACATCCTCGCGAACCGCCGCCGGATCGCGCCCGCGGGCCTTGCGGGCGGCGCGGACGCCGCTCCCGGCCGAAACTGGATTGAACGCGCCGACGGCCGGGTCGAAATGCTGGCCGCGACCGGCAGCGCCGATTTGGGCGCGGGCGACGCTTTCGTGATCGAAACGCCGGGCGGCGGCGGCTATGGAAATGCGGGAGAGGAATAGATGCTCGTCCTGATCGGCATCCTGATCATCATCGCGGGCTTCCTGCTCCGCTTCAACCCGCTGCTCGTCATCATGGCCTCGGCGCTCGCGACGGGCCTCGCCGCGGGGCTCGATATCACTGCGATCATCGCCGCCTTCGGCAAGGCGTTCAACGACACGCGCTACGTCTCTATCATCTGGATCGTCCTCCCCGTTATCGGCCTTCTCGAAGCCTATGGCCTCCAGCAGCACGCCCGCAGCCTGATCGACCGGATGAAGGGCGCGACGCTCGGCCGCCTGCTAACCGGCTATCTCCTGCTCCGGCAGGCGATGGCGGCGGTCGGGCTGACCTCGGTCGCGGGCCATGCCCAGACCGTCCGCCCGCTCGTTGCCCCGATGGCTGAGGCCGCTGCCGAAGCAGGGAATGAAGCGCTCACCGACGCACAGCGCGAAGAGGTCAAGGCCTTCTCGGCCGCGACGGACAATATCGGCCTTTTCTTCGGCGAGGATATCTTCCTCGCGATCGGCTCGATCCTGCTGATGAAGGGCCTGCTCGACGGCTACGGTTATCAGATCGAGCCTTTGCACTTCTCGCTCTGGGCGATCCCGACCGCGATCGCCGCCTTCCTGATCCACGGCCTGCGTCTCCGCCGCCTCGAAAAACGGATGCAGAAGCGGGAGGCGGGCGCATGATCACGCTCGGCTTCGTCTATGTCTTCGCGGGACTGACCTTCGCCGCTTTCGCCGCGCTTGGTTTGCAGGATCGGACCAACCCCAAACGCTTCGGCAACGCCGCCTTCTGGGGCCTGCTCGCGCTTTCGATGCTCGCGGGCGATTATCTCGGCGATTTCGGCAACGGACTGCTCGTCCTCGCGCTCGTCGCGATCGCCGGAACGGGCCAGATCGGCCGCGCGCCTGGCGGCGATATCCCGGTCGAGGCGCAAGCCGAACGCGCCGCGAAACACGGCAATTTCCTTCTCCTCGTCGCGTTGATCATCCCCGCCGCCGCGCTCGCGGGCACCTTCCTGTTCAAATGGGTTCCCGGCCTCGCCGACCCCAAGCA contains these protein-coding regions:
- a CDS encoding DUF969 domain-containing protein gives rise to the protein MLVLIGILIIIAGFLLRFNPLLVIMASALATGLAAGLDITAIIAAFGKAFNDTRYVSIIWIVLPVIGLLEAYGLQQHARSLIDRMKGATLGRLLTGYLLLRQAMAAVGLTSVAGHAQTVRPLVAPMAEAAAEAGNEALTDAQREEVKAFSAATDNIGLFFGEDIFLAIGSILLMKGLLDGYGYQIEPLHFSLWAIPTAIAAFLIHGLRLRRLEKRMQKREAGA